Proteins encoded together in one Planctopirus ephydatiae window:
- the hisF gene encoding imidazole glycerol phosphate synthase subunit HisF, translating to MLYQRIIPCLDVHAGRVVKGVNFLNLQDAGDPVEVAARYERDGADELVFLDITASHEERGIIHDVVRRTSEVCFMPLTVGGGIRNLDDIRTLLQAGCDKVSINSAAVKDPEFVRAAALKFGKQCIVVNIDPRRVTQPDGSVKWEVHINGGRKPTGLEAVTWAKEVERLGAGEIVLTSMDADGTKDGYDFEMTRAVADAVEIPVVASGGAGHPEHLRQILQEGHASAALAASIFHYGTHPIGETKAYLLKHGVPIRLNQPIP from the coding sequence ATGCTTTATCAGCGAATTATTCCCTGTCTCGACGTGCATGCAGGACGCGTCGTGAAGGGTGTGAACTTTCTCAATCTGCAGGATGCGGGCGATCCTGTCGAAGTGGCTGCCCGTTACGAACGCGACGGTGCCGATGAACTGGTCTTCCTCGACATCACCGCCAGCCACGAGGAACGGGGTATCATCCATGATGTCGTCCGGCGAACCAGCGAAGTCTGCTTCATGCCTCTGACTGTCGGCGGCGGGATCCGCAATCTCGACGATATCCGCACGCTGCTCCAGGCGGGTTGCGACAAGGTCTCGATCAACTCTGCAGCCGTCAAAGACCCCGAATTTGTGCGGGCCGCCGCTCTCAAGTTTGGCAAACAGTGCATTGTCGTCAACATCGATCCCCGACGAGTCACACAGCCCGATGGTTCCGTCAAGTGGGAAGTCCACATCAATGGCGGCCGCAAACCGACAGGGCTGGAAGCGGTCACCTGGGCGAAAGAGGTTGAACGTCTGGGGGCAGGGGAGATTGTCCTCACCTCCATGGATGCCGACGGCACCAAGGACGGCTACGACTTCGAGATGACCCGTGCCGTAGCGGATGCCGTCGAGATTCCCGTCGTCGCCAGCGGCGGTGCCGGGCATCCCGAACACCTAAGGCAGATTCTGCAGGAAGGCCACGCCAGTGCCGCCCTGGCAGCCAGCATCTTCCACTACGGCACGCATCCCATTGGTGAAACTAAGGCGTACCTGCTCAAGCATGGTGTGCCCATCAGGCTGAATCAGCCCATTCCCTGA
- a CDS encoding prenyltransferase/squalene oxidase repeat-containing protein, whose translation MPANFFQNMAGRGLLPVCAAMAIVMALSPCAWAQKKDPQVRISALKGLDWLASEQHRQGYWEANGGQYRVAMTALAGNAMLCEGSTTTRGKYSKNISLAVDYLLEMSQPNGLIGYKNDYHYTYGHGFSMLFLSQVFGEEEDARRRDRLKEVLTKAVQFCGEAQTAAGGWGYVSAKDGNDFDEGSTCVTQVQGLRACRNSGIPVPKEVVDRAVEYINKCTAADGGVQYSIRGGGSRPPITAAAIACLFNSGEANDDALAQKLLKYCEKSIVGTGNQSQFFGHWHYTHYYYAQVQYRLGDEKWNKYFPEIAKEIMRKQSANGAWKEGHVGPVYTTAMNCTILLIENGYLPIYQR comes from the coding sequence ATGCCCGCGAACTTCTTTCAGAACATGGCAGGCCGGGGCTTGCTGCCGGTTTGTGCGGCGATGGCTATCGTCATGGCATTGAGTCCCTGCGCATGGGCACAAAAGAAGGATCCCCAGGTCCGCATCAGTGCTCTCAAGGGATTGGACTGGCTGGCCTCTGAACAGCACCGACAAGGCTACTGGGAAGCGAATGGCGGTCAGTATCGCGTGGCGATGACGGCGCTGGCTGGTAATGCCATGCTCTGCGAAGGGAGTACCACCACTCGCGGGAAGTATTCCAAGAACATCAGTCTCGCAGTCGACTACCTGCTCGAGATGTCACAGCCCAATGGCTTGATCGGCTATAAGAACGATTATCACTACACCTACGGTCATGGCTTCTCCATGCTCTTCCTCTCACAGGTCTTCGGCGAAGAGGAAGATGCAAGGCGACGGGATCGACTCAAGGAAGTTCTCACCAAAGCCGTGCAGTTTTGTGGCGAAGCCCAGACGGCAGCCGGTGGCTGGGGATATGTCTCGGCCAAAGATGGCAACGACTTTGATGAAGGCTCAACCTGCGTGACGCAAGTCCAGGGCTTAAGAGCCTGTCGCAACTCGGGGATTCCCGTTCCTAAAGAAGTCGTCGATCGAGCTGTCGAATACATCAACAAATGCACTGCGGCTGATGGTGGCGTTCAATACAGTATTCGCGGGGGAGGGTCGAGGCCGCCCATTACAGCCGCCGCCATTGCCTGCCTGTTTAACTCCGGCGAGGCCAATGACGATGCCCTGGCTCAAAAGTTATTGAAATACTGCGAGAAGTCGATTGTCGGCACAGGAAATCAATCCCAGTTCTTCGGCCATTGGCACTACACACACTACTACTATGCCCAGGTGCAGTATCGACTGGGCGATGAGAAGTGGAATAAATACTTTCCCGAGATTGCCAAAGAGATCATGCGAAAGCAATCCGCCAACGGTGCCTGGAAAGAAGGCCACGTCGGCCCGGTCTACACCACCGCCATGAATTGCACGATCCTGCTGATCGAAAACGGCTACCTGCCGATCTATCAGCGATAA
- the proC gene encoding pyrroline-5-carboxylate reductase — MFSGKIGFIGSGQMATALASGMLSAGLLQKDQLLACDVSSASAEKFAAVTGGQICPSIAMLTEKADVIFLSVKPQSMAGVLQTLSQVSTSREKLIISIAAGITLATLEAGLGGPGRIVRVMPNTPALVGAGASAFALSQGTHAASANRPSDSQIVRQLLETVGVAEEVPESLMDAVTGLSGSGPAYVYQIIEALSDGGVRVGLPRATATRLAAQTVLGAAQMVLSTKEHPGALKDAVTSPGGTTIAGLHALESGGLRAALMTAVVAATQRAKELGQPPR, encoded by the coding sequence ATGTTCTCAGGGAAAATCGGCTTCATTGGCTCCGGTCAAATGGCGACAGCACTGGCCAGCGGGATGCTTTCCGCAGGTCTTTTACAAAAAGATCAACTCCTGGCCTGCGATGTCTCGTCGGCTTCTGCCGAGAAGTTCGCCGCAGTCACGGGTGGGCAGATCTGCCCTTCGATTGCGATGCTGACAGAGAAGGCCGATGTGATTTTTCTTTCAGTCAAACCTCAATCGATGGCGGGTGTTTTACAGACACTTTCGCAAGTCAGTACCAGCCGGGAAAAGCTGATCATCTCGATTGCAGCAGGGATTACTCTCGCCACACTGGAAGCAGGTCTCGGCGGGCCCGGTCGAATTGTGCGTGTGATGCCGAACACGCCAGCACTTGTCGGAGCTGGTGCTTCAGCCTTTGCGCTCTCCCAAGGGACACATGCAGCATCTGCCAATCGCCCGAGTGATTCTCAGATCGTTCGTCAGCTTCTCGAAACGGTCGGTGTAGCCGAAGAAGTTCCGGAATCACTGATGGATGCGGTAACCGGGCTTTCCGGCAGTGGACCGGCTTACGTCTATCAGATTATTGAAGCCTTGAGTGATGGTGGCGTGAGAGTCGGTTTGCCGCGAGCGACTGCAACTCGTCTGGCGGCACAAACCGTGCTGGGTGCTGCCCAGATGGTGCTTTCCACCAAAGAGCATCCCGGAGCTTTAAAAGATGCCGTCACCAGCCCCGGCGGGACAACCATCGCCGGTCTGCATGCCCTCGAATCGGGAGGATTACGGGCTGCACTCATGACGGCGGTGGTGGCTGCCACTCAGCGAGCCAAAGAACTCGGCCAACCACCCCGTTAA